A region from the Aegilops tauschii subsp. strangulata cultivar AL8/78 chromosome 5, Aet v6.0, whole genome shotgun sequence genome encodes:
- the LOC109786286 gene encoding cellulose synthase-like protein E6 — translation MERSMRLFETETHGGRAAYRLHAVTVAAGILLLLYYRATRVPAAGEGRAAWLGMLAAELWYAAYWVVTQSVRWSPVRRRPFIDRLAARHGERLPCVDIFVCTADPYSEPPSLVVSTILSLMAYNYPPEKLSVYLSHDGGSILTFYGMWEASLFAKHWLPFCKRYNIEPRSPAAYFSESDGHQELCNPKEWSLIKDMFDKMTERIDTVVMSGKVPEEIKASHKGFYEWNQEITSKNHQPIVQILIDSKDQNAVDNEGKVLPTLVYMAREKRPQHHHNFKAGAMNALIRVSSVISNSPIIMNVDCDMYSNNNDAVRDALCFFLDEEMGHKIGFVQYPQNYYNLSKNNIYGNSLHVINEVEMGGMDSLGGPMYIGTGCFHRREILCGRKFTEDYQEDWNAGIKDKLQESIDETEEKAKSLAACTYEHGTQWGDEIGVKYGCVVEDVNTGLAIHCRGWDSVYNNPKRPAFMGVGPTTLAQTILQHKRWSEGIFSIFLSKYNVFLFAHGKTKLRHQMGYHIYGLWAPNSLATLYYVIIPSLALLKGTSLFPEITSPWIAPFVYVFCVKNMYSLYEALLSGDTLKGWWNGQRMWLVKRITSYLFGVLDNLRKLLGLSKINFVVTPKVSDEDESKRYEQEIMEFGSSDPEYVIIAAIALLNLVCLMGGLSKVMKGGWNVHLDALFPQLILCGMLVITSIPFYEAMFLRKDKGRIPFPVTLASIGFVMLALLAKIV, via the exons ATGGAGAGGAGCATGAGGCTGTTCGAGACGGAGACTCACGGGGGCCGGGCGGCGTACAGGCTCCACGCCGTCACGGTGGCCGCCGGGATCCTGCTGCTGCTCTACTACCGGGCGACGCGCGTCCCGGccgccggcgaggggagggcggCGTGGCTGGGCATGCTGGCGGCGGAGCTCTGGTACGCCGCCTACTGGGTGGTCACGCAGTCCGTGCGCTGGAgccccgtccgccgccgccccttcATCGACAGGCTCGCCGCCAG GCACGGAGAAAGGCTACCGTGTGTGGACATCTTTGTGTGCACTGCGGACCCCTACTCGGAGCCGCCAAGCCTCGTCGTCTCCACCATCCTATCGCTCATGGCGTACAACTACCCGCCCGAGAAATTAAGCGTGTACCTTTCTCACGACGGCGGCTCGATTCTCACTTTCTATGGCATGTGGGAGGCCTCCTTGTTTGCAAAGCACTGGCTGCCATTCTGCAAGAGATATAACATTGAGCCAAGGTCACCAGCCGCTTACTTCTCAGAGTCAGATGGGCATCAAGAACTGTGCAACCCAAAAGAATGGTCATTGATCAAG GACATGTTTGACAAAATGACTGAGCGAATTGACACGGTTGTCATGTCGGGCAAAGTTCCCGAAGAAATCAAAGCAAGTCATAAAGGATTTTATGAATGGAACCAGGAAATCACCTCAAAGAATCACCAGCCAATTGTTCAG ATTCTGATAGACAGCAAGGACCAAAATGCAGTTGATAATGAAGGAAAGGTGCTACCAACACTTGTTTACATGGCGCGTGAGAAGAGGCCTCAACACCACCATAACTTCAAAGCTGGGGCCATGAATGCTCTT ATAAGGGTATCATCAGTGATAAGCAACAGCCCTATCATCATGAATGTGGACTGCGATATGTACTCCAACAACAACGATGCGGTCAGAGATGCACTGTGCTTCTTCCTTGATGAAGAAATGGGTCACAAGATCGGATTTGTGCAATACCCTCAGAACTATTACAATCTGAGCAAGAATAACATATATGGGAACTCCCTCCATGTCATCAATGAG GTGGAGATGGGTGGTATGGACAGTTTGGGTGGCCCTATGTATATTGGCACTGGATGTTTCCACAGAAGGGAGATCCTTTGCGGCAGGAAGTTCACCGAAGACTACCAAGAAGACTGGAATGCAGGGATCAAGGACAAATTACAAGAAAGCATAGATGAGACTGAAGAGAAAGCCAAGTCTTTAGCAGCCTGCACATACGAACACGGCACGCAGTGGGGAGACGAGATTGGGGTAAAATATGGTTGCGTGGTGGAGGATGTAAACACCGGGTTGGCAATACATTGCAGAGGATGGGACTCGGTCTACAACAATCCTAAAAGACCAGCGTTTATGGGTGTAGGTCCAACAACACTTGCTCAGACGATACTGCAACACAAGCGATGGAGCGAGGGTATCTTCTCGATTTTCCTTTCAAAGTACAACGTCTTCTTGTTTGCGCATGGAAAAACCAAGCTACGGCATCAGATGGGCTACCATATCTATGGACTATGGGCACCCAATTCGCTCGCTACACTATATTATGTTATCATCCCTTCACTGGCCCTCCTCAAAGGCACCTCCCTTTTCCCAGAG ATTACAAGTCCATGGATCGCACCCTTCGTATATGTCTTCTGCGTGAAGAACATGTACAGCCTATATGAGGCACTATTATCTGGAGACACGCTAAAAGGATGGTGGAATGGACAGAGGATGTGGTTGGTCAAAAGAATAACCTCGTACCTCTTTGGAGTCCTTGACAATCTCCGGAAGTTACTTGGACTGTCAAAGATAAATTTTGTGGTTACACCAAAGGTAAGCGATGAAGACGAGTCCAAGAGGTATGAGCAAGAGATTATGGAATTCGGGTCGTCGGATCCAGAATATGTGATCATCGCGGCTATTGCTTTGCTCAACCTTGTTTGCCTGATGGGAGGGCTAAGTAAAGTCATGAAAGGTGGATGGAATGTACACTTGGATGCACTTTTCCCCCAGCTCATTCTCTGTGGGATGTTGGTGATCACCAGTATCCCATTCTATGAAGCAATGTTCCTGAGGAAGGACAAAGGCAGAATACCATTCCCAGTTACACTAGCTTCTATTGGCTTTGTGATGTTGGCCTTACTGGCAAAAATAGTTTAA
- the LOC109786298 gene encoding cellulose synthase-like protein E6, whose amino-acid sequence MERTRRLFETETHGGRAAYRLHAVTVAAGILLLLYYRATHVPAAGEGRAAWLGMLAAELWYAAYWAVTQSVRWSPVRRLPFIDRLAARYGERLPCVDIFVCTADPHSEPPSLVISTVLSLMAYNYPAEKISVYLSDDGGSVLTFYALWEASLFAKHWIPFCKRYNIEPRSPAAYFSESDGHQDLCSPKEWSLIREMYEDMTERIDTAVLSGKISEEVKANHKGFHEWDQENTSKNHQPIVQILIEGKDKNANDDEGNVLPTLVYMAREKRPQHHHNFKAGAMNALIRVSSVISNSPIIMNVDCDMYSNNCDTIRDALCFFLDEEMGHKIGFVQFPQNYNNLTKNNIYGNSHQVTNQVLMGGMDSVGGPMYVGTGCFHRREILCGRRFTEDYKEDWNGGIKDKTQESIVEIEEKAKSLAASTYEHDTQWGDEIGIKYGYPAEDIVTGLGIHCRGWKSVHSNPPRPAFLGVAPTTLAQTLLQHKRWSEGSFSIFLSKYCPFMFGHGKIKLRHQMGYSIYGLWAPNSIPTLYYVIIPSLALLKGISLFPEITSPWMSPFIYVLCVKNMYSLYEALSCGDTLKGWWNEQRMWMVRRITSYLYGLTDTVRKLLGLSKMTFAVTSKVSEESESKRYEQEIMEFGSSAPEYVIIATVALLNLNCLVVGLCQIMTGGWNILLNVFSPQLILCGMLVITNIPFYEAMFVRKDKGRIPFSVTLASIGFAILALLVPIV is encoded by the exons ATGGAGAGGACCAGGAGGCTGTTCGAGACGGAGACGCACGGTGGCCGGGCGGCGTACAGGCTCCACGCCGTCACGGTCGCCGCCGGGATCCTCCTGCTGCTCTACTACCGGGCGACGCACGTCCCCGCCGCCGGCGAGGGCAGGGCGGCGTGGCTGGGCATGCTGGCGGCGGAGCTCTGGTACGCCGCCTACTGGGCGGTCACGCAGTCCGTGCGCTGGAGCCCCGTCCGCCGCCTCCCCTTCATCGACAGGCTCGCCGCCAG GTATGGAGAGAGGCTACCTTGTGTGGATATCTTCGTATGCACCGCAGATCCACACTCAGAGCCACCAAGTCTTGTCATCTCCACCGTCCTATCGCTCATGGCATACAATTACCCAGCAGAAAAAATTAGTGTGTACCTTTCTGACGACGGAGGTTCAGTTCTCACTTTCTATGCTCTGTGGGAGGCCTCCTTATTTGCAAAGCATTGGATACCATTCTGCAAGAGATATAACATTGAGCCAAGGTCACCAGCCGCTTACTTCTCAGAGTCAGATGGGCATCAAGATTTGTGCAGCCCAAAGGAATGGTCACTTATCAGG GAGATGTACGAAGATATGACTGAGCGAATTGATACAGCTGTTTTGTCAGGTAAAATTTCGGAGGAAGTCAAAGCAAATCATAAAGGATTTCATGAATGGGATCAAGAAAATACCTCAAAAAATCACCAGCCAATTGTTCAG ATTCTGATAGAGGGCAAAGACAAAAATGCAAATGATGATGAAGGAAATGTGCTACCAACACTTGTGTACATGGCACGGGAGAAGCGGCCTCAGCACCACCATAATTTCAAAGCTGGGGCAATGAATGCTCTG ATAAGAGTGTCATCAGTGATAAGCAACAGCCCTATCATCATGAATGTGGACTGTGATATGTATTCCAACAATTGCGATACAATCAGAGATGCACTGTGCTTCTTCCTTGATGAAGAAATGGGTCACAAGATTGGATTTGTGCAATTCCCCCAGAACTATAACAATTTGACCAAGAATAATATATATGGGAACTCCCACCAAGTCACCAATCAG GTGCTAATGGGTGGTATGGACAGTGTGGGCGGTCCTATGTATGTTGGCACTGGATGTTTCCACAGAAGGGAGATCCTTTGCGGAAGGAGGTTCACCGAAGACTACAAGGAGGACTGGAACGGAGGAATCAAGGACAAAACACAAGAGAGCATAGTTGAGATTGAAGAGAAAGCGAAGTCTTTAGCAGCCTCCACTTATGAACATGACACACAGTGGGGAGATGAGATTGGGATCAAATATGGTTACCCAGCAGAGGATATAGTCACAGGACTGGGAATACATTGCAGAGGATGGAAGTCAGTCCACAGCAATCCTCCAAGACCAGCATTTCTAGGTGTAGCTCCAACAACACTTGCTCAGACACTACTGCAACACAAAAGATGGAGCGAGGGTAGCTTCTCGATTTTTCTTTCAAAGTACTGCCCCTTCATGTTTGGGCATGGAAAAATCAAGTTACGGCATCAAATGGGCTACTCGATCTATGGATTATGGGCACCCAATTCAATCCCAACACTATATTATGTCATCATTCCTTCACTAGCTCTCCTTAAAGGCATCTCCTTGTTCCCAGAG ATTACGAGTCCATGGATGTCACCCTTCATATATGTCTTATGTGTGAAGAATATGTATAGCCTGTATGAGGCATTATCATGTGGAGACACATTGAAAGGATGGTGGAACGAACAAAGGATGTGGATGGTAAGAAGAATAACCTCATATCTCTATGGCTTGACTGACACTGTCCGGAAGTTACTAGGACTGTCGAAGATGACATTTGCAGTTACATCGAAGGTAAGTGAAGAAAGTGAATCCAAGAGATACGAGCAAGAAATCATGGAATTCGGATCATCAGCTCCAGAATATGTGATCATTGCAACTGTCGCATTACTCAACCTTAATTGTCTGGTCGTAGGGCTTTGTCAAATTATGACAGGTGGCTGGAATATACTCTTGAATGTATTTTCCCCCCAGCTCATTCTCTGTGGAATGCTAGTGATCACCAATATTCCATTCTATGAAGCAATGTTCGTGAGGAAGGACAAAGGAAGAATACCATTCTCAGTTACATTAGCTTCTATTGGCTTTGCGATATTGGCCCTGCTGGTACCAATAGTGTAA